In a genomic window of Streptomyces katrae:
- a CDS encoding APC family permease: MTETISAPQALAPATGPTPQKLKRSIGVVGGTLLTLSCVTPASTLFVVVPDLFSSLGTWTALTIAIGSLLCIGVAFCYSELGTLIPSAGGEYAMVSTLAGRLAGWLVFVLSLLVVMIVPPVIAMGTADYLAPVVHIPAPVAGGAVMLLATLAGLLDLRANAWITGIFLVLEVVAAALVAVLGFAHSERGAGALVHGTVAAEGGGTSTVTAMMVVSGLAIALFITQGFSTAVYLSEELEKPRRNVPRTVLATLAISTAVILVPVIAITVGAPDLDALTSGDLGAMVTAWSNSAVGTFVSLCVALAIINAGIVMVIQNSRVLFASARDKAWPEPVNRALSRLGRFGSPWVATLLVGLPGAAMCFVNLDTLYGVTGVSVTGMYLLVAVAALFSRRGAHREAAAWRMPLWPAVPVALIAVLAYILTQQETQYLLWTGGITAVATLYWALYLRPRKDTRWLVSIPEDAEEPAAA, from the coding sequence ATGACTGAAACGATCAGCGCTCCCCAGGCGCTCGCCCCGGCCACCGGGCCCACCCCCCAGAAGCTCAAGCGCTCCATCGGCGTCGTCGGCGGGACCCTGCTCACGCTCTCGTGCGTGACGCCCGCCTCGACCCTGTTCGTCGTCGTGCCCGATCTCTTCTCCAGCCTCGGCACCTGGACCGCCCTGACCATCGCGATCGGCTCGCTGCTCTGTATCGGCGTGGCGTTCTGCTACTCGGAGCTGGGGACGCTGATCCCCAGCGCGGGCGGCGAGTACGCCATGGTCTCCACCCTCGCGGGGCGGCTCGCGGGCTGGCTGGTGTTCGTGCTGTCGCTGCTCGTGGTGATGATCGTGCCTCCGGTGATCGCCATGGGCACCGCCGACTACCTCGCCCCCGTGGTCCACATCCCGGCCCCGGTGGCCGGTGGCGCGGTGATGCTGCTCGCGACCCTCGCCGGTCTGCTGGACCTGCGGGCCAACGCCTGGATCACCGGCATCTTCCTGGTCCTCGAGGTGGTCGCGGCGGCGCTGGTGGCCGTGCTGGGCTTCGCCCACAGCGAGCGGGGCGCCGGTGCGCTGGTGCACGGCACGGTGGCCGCCGAGGGCGGCGGCACCTCCACGGTGACGGCCATGATGGTGGTCTCCGGGCTGGCGATCGCACTGTTCATCACCCAGGGCTTCTCGACGGCCGTCTACCTTTCGGAGGAGCTGGAGAAGCCGCGCCGCAACGTGCCCCGGACCGTCCTGGCCACGCTCGCCATCTCCACCGCCGTCATCCTGGTCCCGGTCATCGCGATCACCGTGGGCGCCCCGGACCTGGACGCGCTGACCTCCGGTGACCTCGGCGCGATGGTGACCGCCTGGTCGAACTCGGCCGTCGGCACCTTCGTCAGCCTCTGCGTGGCCCTCGCGATCATCAACGCCGGCATCGTCATGGTCATCCAGAACTCCCGGGTGCTGTTCGCCTCGGCCCGCGACAAGGCCTGGCCCGAGCCGGTCAACCGCGCTCTGTCCCGCCTGGGCCGCTTCGGCTCCCCCTGGGTGGCCACCCTGCTGGTCGGTCTGCCGGGCGCGGCGATGTGCTTCGTCAACCTGGACACCCTGTACGGGGTGACGGGCGTGTCGGTGACCGGCATGTACCTGCTGGTCGCGGTGGCGGCGCTGTTCAGCCGGCGCGGGGCGCACCGCGAGGCGGCCGCCTGGCGGATGCCGCTGTGGCCGGCGGTGCCGGTCGCGCTGATCGCCGTCCTCGCGTACATCCTGACCCAGCAGGAGACCCAGTACCTGCTGTGGACCGGCGGCATCACCGCCGTCGCCACCCTGTACTGGGCGCTGTACCTGCGGCCGCGCAAGGACACCCGCTGGCTGGTCAGCATCCCGGAGGACGCCGAGGAGCCGGCCGCGGCGTAG
- a CDS encoding GAF domain-containing SpoIIE family protein phosphatase, translating to MTARPGGGGPASDAAGRVLARATVDAVRALGGYAGGVYLRSGTGGLLRMAAVTGLPGPLFRPWWRIQVNRPYPVAEAFRSGQAVHLPDGESAVRRFPQLMAGLPFPFGSLYEPVGAGPERFGVLLVVRPAAAAVDAGERRLMREAATGLGRELAGLAAAGDPVRWEGDPVCVPWPVPGGGSAEAVERLAQGVLSVDRQGVVGFATAAAGELLGLPAGRLVGRGLWEALPWLEYPAYEDHFRGAFLSGEPVFFDARGGADADPPALSVGLYPGPSGVTVVLEAAERPVYAPGAAARPGPGPGAPAARASALYRPVALAIALTEAMTARQVSAVVTEELLPAFGGRQLAIYLLDERHLHLAWETGFPKGFLDRFDGVSLDVRLPGVETLTSGRPLFFESMQHLASAYPGIPLDADVGARAFLPLIASGRPVGSCILGFDAPRGFSPEERTVLTALAGLIAQALARARRYENEAALARGLQAALLPHRLPVTGRVATVGRYLPGTAGMDVGGDWYDVIEAASGRLALVIGDVQGHGVAAAATMGQLRSAVRAFTISGSTPEQVVRGTNRLLIDLDPGQFASCCYVLLDPESGRAVAARAGHPQPLLRHPDGRAEVLDLAGGVVLGVDPGAGYPETELLLEPGAVLALYTDGLVEVPGTDIDEGVERLRSALAGARPGPLTETADRLVAEADGAADRPDDIALLLASLV from the coding sequence ATGACGGCGAGACCGGGCGGCGGCGGCCCGGCGTCCGACGCCGCGGGCCGGGTGCTCGCGCGGGCGACGGTGGATGCCGTGCGGGCCCTCGGCGGCTACGCGGGCGGGGTCTACCTGCGCTCGGGGACCGGGGGGCTGCTGCGGATGGCCGCGGTGACGGGTCTGCCGGGGCCGTTGTTCCGGCCCTGGTGGCGGATCCAGGTGAACCGCCCGTACCCGGTGGCGGAGGCCTTCCGCAGCGGGCAGGCCGTGCACCTGCCCGACGGGGAGTCGGCGGTGCGCCGGTTCCCGCAGCTGATGGCGGGGCTGCCGTTCCCGTTCGGGTCGCTGTACGAGCCGGTGGGGGCCGGGCCGGAGCGGTTCGGGGTGCTGCTGGTGGTGCGTCCGGCGGCGGCCGCGGTGGACGCCGGGGAGCGGCGGCTGATGCGGGAGGCCGCCACGGGGCTGGGGCGGGAGCTGGCGGGGCTGGCGGCGGCCGGGGATCCGGTGCGCTGGGAGGGGGACCCGGTGTGCGTGCCGTGGCCCGTGCCGGGCGGGGGCTCCGCGGAGGCCGTGGAGCGGCTGGCGCAGGGGGTGCTGTCGGTGGACCGGCAGGGGGTCGTCGGGTTCGCCACCGCCGCCGCCGGGGAGCTGCTCGGGCTGCCCGCGGGGCGGCTGGTGGGGCGGGGGCTGTGGGAGGCGCTGCCGTGGCTGGAGTACCCGGCGTACGAGGACCACTTCCGGGGGGCGTTCCTCTCCGGCGAGCCGGTGTTCTTCGACGCCCGGGGCGGGGCGGACGCGGATCCGCCGGCGCTGTCGGTGGGCCTGTACCCGGGGCCGTCGGGGGTGACGGTGGTCCTGGAGGCGGCCGAGCGGCCCGTGTACGCGCCCGGTGCGGCGGCCCGGCCCGGACCCGGGCCCGGGGCTCCGGCCGCGCGGGCCTCGGCCCTGTACCGGCCGGTGGCCCTGGCGATCGCGCTGACCGAGGCGATGACGGCCCGCCAGGTGTCGGCGGTGGTCACCGAGGAGCTGCTGCCCGCGTTCGGGGGCCGGCAGCTGGCGATCTACCTGCTGGACGAGCGGCACCTGCACCTCGCCTGGGAGACCGGTTTCCCCAAGGGGTTCCTGGACCGGTTCGACGGGGTCTCGCTGGACGTGCGGCTGCCGGGTGTGGAGACGCTGACCTCGGGGCGGCCGCTGTTCTTCGAGTCGATGCAGCACCTGGCGTCGGCCTATCCGGGGATCCCGCTCGACGCGGACGTCGGCGCCCGCGCGTTCCTGCCGCTGATCGCCTCGGGCCGCCCGGTGGGCTCGTGCATCCTCGGGTTCGACGCGCCGCGCGGGTTCAGTCCGGAGGAGCGTACGGTGCTCACCGCGCTGGCCGGGCTGATCGCGCAGGCCCTGGCCCGGGCGCGGCGCTACGAGAACGAGGCGGCGCTGGCCCGGGGGCTCCAGGCGGCGCTGCTGCCGCACCGGCTGCCGGTGACGGGCCGGGTGGCGACGGTGGGCCGGTACCTGCCGGGTACGGCGGGGATGGACGTGGGCGGCGACTGGTACGACGTCATCGAGGCGGCTTCGGGCCGGCTGGCGCTGGTCATCGGGGACGTCCAGGGCCACGGGGTGGCGGCGGCCGCGACGATGGGCCAGCTGCGCAGTGCCGTACGGGCGTTCACGATCAGCGGCAGCACCCCGGAGCAGGTGGTGCGGGGCACCAACCGGCTGCTGATCGACCTGGACCCGGGGCAGTTCGCCAGCTGCTGCTACGTCCTGCTCGACCCGGAGTCGGGGCGCGCCGTGGCCGCCCGGGCGGGGCATCCGCAGCCGCTGCTGCGCCACCCGGACGGCCGGGCCGAGGTGCTGGACCTGGCGGGCGGGGTGGTCCTCGGCGTCGACCCGGGGGCCGGCTACCCGGAAACGGAACTGCTGCTGGAGCCGGGTGCGGTGCTGGCCCTGTACACCGACGGGCTGGTGGAGGTGCCGGGCACGGACATCGACGAGGGCGTGGAGCGGTTGCGGTCCGCCTTGGCCGGGGCCCGTCCGGGGCCGTTGACGGAGACCGCCGACCGGCTGGTCGCGGAGGCGGACGGGGCGGCCGACCGCCCGGACGACATCGCCCTTCTTCTGGCGTCCCTGGTCTGA